The Bacteroidales bacterium DNA segment TGCGCCACAAAGACCTCTGTTAGATGTTATAGGTATAAGTAAAACGTGTTTTAAATCACGTTCTTGCCCGTAAACGCCCTTGTTATCTTGATCTAAGCTAGCGGTGAGGTTTTGCAAAATTTCATTCAATTTCGCAGCATAAGGACGCATATTGTTAACGGCATTTTGGCTTTTCCTCAACTTAGAAGCGGCTACCATTTTCATGGCACTGGTAATTTGTTTGGTTGAGTTAACCGAATCAATACGTGTTCTTACATCTTTTAAACTAGGCATGCGATAGCAAATTTAATTTTCTAATTATTTTTTAAAGCGTGCTGCAACATGCTTGGCAGCTTCTGTTAAAACTTTTGTAATTTCATCAGTATATTTTCCTTTGGCAATAGTATCAAAAGTATCTTGATGATTAGTTTCGAGATAATGCAAATACTCATTTTGGAACTCTCCAACTTTATCAATAGGGACTTCATTTAATAAACCTTGTGTTCCGCAGAAAATAATTGCCACTTGTTTTTCAACCGGTACAGGAGAATAAAGGTTTTGTTTTAGGATTTCAACATTACGTGCCCCTTTATTAAGTACTGCCATAGTTGACGCGTCCAAATCGGAGCCAAATTTTGAGAAAGCTTCTAACTCACGGAATTGAGCTTGGTCTAACTTTAATGTACCTGCAACCTTTTTCATTGGTTTAATCTGCGCATTACCTCCAACACGTGATACCGAAATACCTACGTTAATTGATGGTCGAATACCGGAATTAAATAAATCTGAATCCAAGAAAATCTGACCGTCTGTAATAGAAATTACGTTAGTTGGAATATAGGCTGATACGTCACCGGCTTGGGTTTCAATAATTGGTAAGGCTGTTAATGATCCTCCACCTTTAACTAATGGTTTTAGACTTTCCGGTAAATCATTCATCTTAGATGCAATCTCATCAGAATTGATGATTTTAGCTGCACGCTCCAATAAACGTGAGTGCAAATAGAAAACATCACCGGGATAAGCCTCTCGTCCCGGAGGACGACGCAATAATAATGAAACTTCACGATAAGCTACGGCTTGTTTTGAAAGATCATCATAAACTACTAAAGCAGATCTTCCTGTATCGCGGAAAAATTCGCCAATAGCAGCACCGGCAAATGGAGCATAATATTGAAGAGCAGCCGGATCGGATGCCGTTGCCATAACAACAACGGTATAAGGCATAGCCCCTTTTTCTTTTAATATTTGTACAATATTAGCTACGGTAGATCCTTTTTGTCCGGAAGCAACATAAATACAAAAAACAGGTTCTCCTTTTTCGTAAAACTCTTTTTGATTGATAATAGTATCTATGGCAATAGTAGATTTACCTGTTTGACGGTCACCAATAATAAGCTCACGTTGTCCGCGACCAATAGGAATCATAGCATCGATAGCTTTAATACCTGTCTGTAAAGGTTCGTTAACGGGTTGACGATAAATAACACCCGGAGCCTTACGTTCTAAAGGCATTTCATAAGTCTCACCTTCTATAGGACCTTGTCCGTCTATAGGCATTCCCATAGGATCGATAACACGACCTAACATACCTTCGCCTACTTGTATAGACCCGATTTTTTTGGTACGCTTTACAATATCACCTTCAAGAATGCCGGATGAACTACCTAAAAGCATAACTCCAACATTATCTTCTTCAAGGTTCATTACCAAAGCAAGAATTCCGGTTTTTTCAAACTTAACAAGTTCACCGGCTTGAGCGTTTGTGAGTCCGTAAATACGAGCAATACCGTCTCCAACTTGGAGAACTGTTCCTACTTCTTCCAATTCGGCTTCAGTTTTAAAGCCTGCTAACTCTTGTCTTAAAATTGCTGA contains these protein-coding regions:
- a CDS encoding F0F1 ATP synthase subunit alpha, whose translation is MAQINPAEVSAILRQELAGFKTEAELEEVGTVLQVGDGIARIYGLTNAQAGELVKFEKTGILALVMNLEEDNVGVMLLGSSSGILEGDIVKRTKKIGSIQVGEGMLGRVIDPMGMPIDGQGPIEGETYEMPLERKAPGVIYRQPVNEPLQTGIKAIDAMIPIGRGQRELIIGDRQTGKSTIAIDTIINQKEFYEKGEPVFCIYVASGQKGSTVANIVQILKEKGAMPYTVVVMATASDPAALQYYAPFAGAAIGEFFRDTGRSALVVYDDLSKQAVAYREVSLLLRRPPGREAYPGDVFYLHSRLLERAAKIINSDEIASKMNDLPESLKPLVKGGGSLTALPIIETQAGDVSAYIPTNVISITDGQIFLDSDLFNSGIRPSINVGISVSRVGGNAQIKPMKKVAGTLKLDQAQFRELEAFSKFGSDLDASTMAVLNKGARNVEILKQNLYSPVPVEKQVAIIFCGTQGLLNEVPIDKVGEFQNEYLHYLETNHQDTFDTIAKGKYTDEITKVLTEAAKHVAARFKK